From a region of the Streptomyces sp. NBC_00193 genome:
- a CDS encoding DUF5134 domain-containing protein: MHGPATSLSTAVSAWLLVLLCAVSGAYCLRRAGRAGGGPAAGEAAMGFGMALMAVPLRLGGDWQAPVLGAVFCGAALHAVWLLRDGPHHAHHLVGSLTMVYMALAAGTGAGAAAGSAGHAHGQGAGLPLLTGLLLLYYAGYVVLGGARLVTVGAAGAGGAPAGPAEVIRACRLAMGMGMLAMLLTM, encoded by the coding sequence GTGCACGGTCCCGCCACGTCCCTCTCCACCGCCGTCTCCGCCTGGCTCCTCGTCCTGCTCTGCGCGGTGAGCGGGGCGTACTGTCTGCGGCGCGCGGGGAGAGCCGGCGGCGGACCGGCGGCCGGGGAGGCGGCGATGGGGTTCGGCATGGCCCTGATGGCGGTGCCGCTGCGGCTGGGCGGCGACTGGCAGGCGCCCGTACTGGGCGCGGTCTTCTGCGGGGCGGCGCTGCACGCGGTGTGGCTGCTGCGCGACGGCCCGCACCACGCGCACCATCTGGTGGGCTCGCTGACCATGGTCTACATGGCGCTGGCCGCCGGTACCGGCGCGGGCGCGGCAGCGGGTTCCGCCGGGCACGCCCACGGGCAGGGCGCCGGGCTGCCGCTGCTCACCGGCCTGCTGCTCCTCTACTACGCCGGGTACGTGGTGCTGGGCGGCGCCCGCCTGGTCACCGTCGGCGCCGCGGGGGCCGGCGGAGCGCCCGCCGGACCGGCGGAAGTGATCCGGGCCTGCCGACTGGCCATGGGAATGGGGATGTTGGCGATGCTGCTCACGATGTGA
- a CDS encoding GNAT family N-acetyltransferase, producing the protein MPSAAPHALTYRSAVEADVPALVALVESAYRGDSSRGGWTTEADFLDGQRTDAEDVAARIAAQPAGLLLVAERDGEIVSCCHLEHRGDHVHFGLFAVRPGRQGDGLGKAVMLEAERRAREQWAAKEMRMTVITVREELIAFYVRRGYERTGELSPFPYGDERFGVPLRDDLAFELLVKTL; encoded by the coding sequence ATGCCGAGCGCAGCCCCCCACGCCCTGACCTACCGCAGTGCCGTGGAGGCGGACGTCCCGGCGCTCGTGGCGCTCGTGGAATCGGCGTACCGGGGAGACTCGAGCCGCGGGGGCTGGACCACCGAGGCGGACTTCCTGGACGGACAGCGGACCGACGCCGAGGACGTGGCGGCCCGGATCGCCGCGCAGCCCGCGGGCCTGCTCCTCGTGGCGGAGCGCGACGGCGAGATCGTCTCCTGCTGCCACCTCGAGCACCGCGGTGACCACGTCCACTTCGGCCTGTTCGCGGTCCGCCCCGGCCGGCAGGGCGACGGGCTGGGCAAGGCGGTCATGCTGGAGGCGGAGCGCCGCGCCCGCGAACAGTGGGCGGCCAAGGAGATGCGGATGACCGTGATCACCGTACGGGAGGAGCTCATCGCCTTCTACGTGCGCCGCGGTTACGAGCGCACCGGCGAGTTGAGCCCCTTCCCCTACGGGGACGAGCGGTTCGGCGTGCCGCTCCGCGACGACCTGGCCTTCGAGCTGCTGGTCAAGACGCTGTAG
- a CDS encoding glycerophosphodiester phosphodiesterase family protein, with translation MTFLTIGHRGVMGVEPENTLRSFVRAERSGMDVVALDVRLSKDGALVVLHDAEVDRTTDGSGAVADLTLAELRELDAGEGEHVPVLDEVVDAVRAPLRIQVHDLAAVGTFAELLLRRDLTGRVEVASFRDEVLVEAARLVPGVRTVLYANQTPGEAGEVVARAALAGAETVALNIGHLTLHTVEAAHEAGLRVTGWTVNTLERLRLARALELDGVLTDFPEIRSTGRFTA, from the coding sequence TTGACTTTCCTCACCATCGGGCACCGCGGGGTCATGGGTGTCGAACCGGAGAACACCTTGCGCTCGTTCGTCCGCGCGGAACGTTCCGGTATGGACGTCGTCGCGCTGGACGTGCGGCTCAGCAAGGACGGCGCCCTCGTCGTCCTGCACGACGCCGAGGTGGACCGGACCACCGACGGTTCGGGAGCCGTGGCCGATCTGACCCTGGCCGAACTGCGCGAGCTGGACGCCGGAGAGGGCGAGCACGTGCCGGTCCTGGACGAGGTCGTCGACGCGGTCCGCGCCCCGCTCCGGATCCAGGTCCACGACCTCGCCGCCGTCGGAACCTTCGCGGAGCTGCTGCTGCGCCGCGATCTGACCGGCCGGGTGGAGGTGGCCTCCTTCCGCGACGAGGTGCTCGTGGAGGCGGCCCGGCTGGTGCCGGGCGTACGGACGGTGCTCTACGCGAACCAGACCCCGGGCGAGGCCGGGGAGGTCGTCGCCCGGGCCGCCCTGGCGGGCGCGGAGACGGTGGCCCTCAACATCGGCCACCTCACCCTGCACACCGTGGAGGCGGCGCACGAGGCCGGGCTGCGCGTGACGGGGTGGACGGTCAACACGCTGGAGCGGCTGCGGCTGGCGCGGGCCCTCGAACTCGACGGCGTACTCACCGACTTCCCCGAGATCCGCTCCACGGGCCGCTTCACCGCCTGA
- a CDS encoding PadR family transcriptional regulator, translated as MTSSQKPKKQELPPTAWAVLGLLSFPGERTGYELKKWADSSLRFFYWSPAISQIYAELRRLEELGYAASVRSGPEEVRAKRRYGITPAGREALAGWASDASEAGPPVLKHGLLLRVWLGHLAEPERLRGMVTEHLERTTEELASVREAMAHAATEPDWAFPVLALRWSERQHLAELELTRALLADLEGLGEQERQAGGDAPTTG; from the coding sequence ATGACTAGTAGTCAGAAGCCGAAGAAGCAAGAGCTTCCACCGACCGCGTGGGCGGTACTCGGTCTGCTGTCCTTCCCCGGGGAGCGGACCGGCTACGAGCTGAAGAAGTGGGCGGACTCGTCCCTGCGCTTCTTCTACTGGTCCCCGGCCATCAGCCAGATCTACGCCGAACTGCGCCGCCTGGAGGAACTGGGCTACGCGGCCTCCGTGCGCTCGGGACCCGAAGAGGTGCGGGCCAAGCGCCGCTACGGCATCACCCCCGCCGGGCGCGAGGCGCTGGCCGGCTGGGCCTCCGATGCCTCCGAGGCGGGCCCCCCGGTGCTCAAGCACGGTCTGCTGCTGCGGGTCTGGCTCGGGCACCTGGCCGAGCCGGAGCGGCTGCGCGGGATGGTGACGGAGCATCTGGAGCGCACCACCGAGGAGTTGGCCTCCGTACGGGAGGCCATGGCGCACGCGGCCACCGAGCCGGACTGGGCGTTCCCGGTCCTCGCCCTGCGCTGGAGCGAGCGCCAGCACCTGGCCGAACTGGAGCTGACCCGGGCCCTGCTGGCGGATCTGGAGGGGCTGGGCGAGCAGGAACGTCAAGCCGGCGGGGACGCGCCCACCACCGGGTGA